In the Periophthalmus magnuspinnatus isolate fPerMag1 chromosome 4, fPerMag1.2.pri, whole genome shotgun sequence genome, one interval contains:
- the ttc39a gene encoding tetratricopeptide repeat protein 39A isoform X2, with protein sequence MKMSGEEETLTNGCSRSDLSLALEDCMAALDLFLRNEFEEAQTRLRSRTKDSMYHALTYATILEMQAMMTFDPQHILTAGNTMKEAQAICQRQRKKSSFSKTFTEEELHAEVCYAECLLQRAALTFLQDENMISFIKGGIKVRNSYQTYKELHTILQSTGYTQADNHGHFEGGVKLGVGAFNLMISMLPTRTLKLLEFVGFSGNKEFGLQQLLEGSSESTFRSFLCNMLLLCYHTFMSFILGTGEGDVEDAEKLLQPYLEKYPKGSIFLFFAGRIEEIKGNLDAAIKRFEECCEAQQQWKQFHHMCYWELMWCFTYKRHWKMAYFYADLLSKENCWSKATYAFMKAAYLSMLSEDDCLTFGETEVALFRQVPNLKQKIAGKSLPTEKFAIRKARRYLAEKPIPLPAAPLEMMYIWNGYTVIGKHKDLTEGMLKTLNEAQAKLESSLRTEFTIDDQCLLSLLKGLCLKHLGHPEEAEHYFTLVLCNESQIKYDHYLVPNALLEHGLLCLEQGRNNEAIKLLEAAKQNYKNYSMESRTHFRIQAALQKARGIMENGTQELCSP encoded by the exons ATGAAAATgtcaggagaggaagagactcTAACCAATGG GTGCTCTCGGTCAGACCTATCATTGGCGCTTGAGGACTGCATGGCCGCTCTCGATCTCTTCCTCAGGAATGAGTTTGAGGAGGCCCAGACACGACTCCGATCCAG AACTAAAGACAGCATGTACCATGCTCTGACCTATGCCACAATCCTAGAAATGCAAGCCATGATGACATTTGACCCTCAACACATCCTTACTGCTGGAAACACCATGAAGGAGGCTCAGGCTATCTGCCAAAG gcAACGCAAAAAGTCAAGTTTTTCCAAGACCTTCACAGAGG AGGAACTCCATGCAGAGGTGTGCTATGCTGAATGTCTCCTCCAAAGAGCAGCACTCACCTTTCTTCAG GATGAAAACATGATAAGTTTTATTAAAGGTGGAATTAAAGTGAGAAACAGCTACCAGACATACAA GGAGCTTCACACAATCCTTCAATCCACTGGATACACTCAGGCAGACAACCATGGCCATTTTGAGGGAGGTGTTAAACTTGGTGTTGGGGCATTTAACTTG ATGATTTCTATGTTACCCACACGGACGCTAAAGCTTTTGGAGTTTGTTGGTTTTTCAGGTAACAAG GAGTTTGGTCTCCAACAGCTTCTGGAAGGCTCTTCAGAAAGCACATTCAGGTCTTTCTTGTGCAACATGCTGCTACTCTGCTATCACACATTTATGAGCTTTATATTAG GAACTGGAGAAGGAGATGTTGAAGATGCAGAAAAACTGTTGcagccatatcttgaaaaatatccaaag GGGTCAATATTTCTGTTCTTTGCTGGTCGAATAGAGGAGATTAAAGGCAACCTGGATGCT GCTATTAAGCGTTTTGAGGAGTGCTGCGAGGCTCAGCAGCAATGGAAGCAGTTCCACCACATGTGCTATTGGGAGCTCATGTGGTGCTTTACATACAAGAGACACTGGAAGATGGCTTATTTCTACGCTGACCTACTCAGTAAAGAAAACTGTTGGTCCAAG GCCACCTATGCCTTCATGAAAGCTGCCTACCTCAGCATGTTAAGTGAGGATGATTGCCTCACTTTTGGGGAGACTGAAGTTGCTTTGTTCAG ACAGGTTCCAAACTTGAAGCAAAAAATAGCTGGGAAGTCATTGCCAACAGAGAAGTTTGCCATTAGGAAAGCTCGTCGATACCTTGCAGAAAAACCTATTCCTCTTCCTGCTGCACCACTG GAGATGATGTACATCTGGAATGGCTACACAGTCATTGGGAAACACAAGGACTTGACTGAAGGAATGttgaaaacactgaatgaggcACAAGCTAAACTTGAAAGCAGTCTAA GGACTGAGTTCACTATAGATGATCAGTGTTTACTGAGCCTCCTGAAAGGATTGTGTCTAAAGCACCTGGGTCATCCGGAAGAAGCGGAACATTACTTTACCCTTGTACTCTGCAA TGAGTCTCAAATAAAGTATGACCATTACCTGGTTCCAAATGCCCTGCTGGAGCATGGTCTGCTGTGTTTAGAGCAAGGCAGAAATAATGAAGCCATCAAACTCTTAGAAGCAGCAAA acaaaattacaaaaactaTTCAATGGAGTCACGGACACACTTCCGAATTCAAGCTGCTTTGCAAAAGGCAAGGGGCATTATGGAAAATGGAACCCAGGAGCTTTGTAGCCCATAA
- the ttc39a gene encoding tetratricopeptide repeat protein 39A isoform X1, with protein sequence MSFINWRRSVKKKDASKNAREAPDIADGPNSPSRLAVINSPAMDPIITDFRLQLPDNHVALVSTNTVNGCSRSDLSLALEDCMAALDLFLRNEFEEAQTRLRSRTKDSMYHALTYATILEMQAMMTFDPQHILTAGNTMKEAQAICQRQRKKSSFSKTFTEEELHAEVCYAECLLQRAALTFLQDENMISFIKGGIKVRNSYQTYKELHTILQSTGYTQADNHGHFEGGVKLGVGAFNLMISMLPTRTLKLLEFVGFSGNKEFGLQQLLEGSSESTFRSFLCNMLLLCYHTFMSFILGTGEGDVEDAEKLLQPYLEKYPKGSIFLFFAGRIEEIKGNLDAAIKRFEECCEAQQQWKQFHHMCYWELMWCFTYKRHWKMAYFYADLLSKENCWSKATYAFMKAAYLSMLSEDDCLTFGETEVALFRQVPNLKQKIAGKSLPTEKFAIRKARRYLAEKPIPLPAAPLEMMYIWNGYTVIGKHKDLTEGMLKTLNEAQAKLESSLRTEFTIDDQCLLSLLKGLCLKHLGHPEEAEHYFTLVLCNESQIKYDHYLVPNALLEHGLLCLEQGRNNEAIKLLEAAKQNYKNYSMESRTHFRIQAALQKARGIMENGTQELCSP encoded by the exons CCCCAAGCCG GTTGGCAGTTATAAACAGTCCAGCTATGGATCCTATCATCACAGACTTCAG GTTACAGCTCCCGGATAATCATGTTGCTCTGGTATCAACCAATACAGTCAATGG GTGCTCTCGGTCAGACCTATCATTGGCGCTTGAGGACTGCATGGCCGCTCTCGATCTCTTCCTCAGGAATGAGTTTGAGGAGGCCCAGACACGACTCCGATCCAG AACTAAAGACAGCATGTACCATGCTCTGACCTATGCCACAATCCTAGAAATGCAAGCCATGATGACATTTGACCCTCAACACATCCTTACTGCTGGAAACACCATGAAGGAGGCTCAGGCTATCTGCCAAAG gcAACGCAAAAAGTCAAGTTTTTCCAAGACCTTCACAGAGG AGGAACTCCATGCAGAGGTGTGCTATGCTGAATGTCTCCTCCAAAGAGCAGCACTCACCTTTCTTCAG GATGAAAACATGATAAGTTTTATTAAAGGTGGAATTAAAGTGAGAAACAGCTACCAGACATACAA GGAGCTTCACACAATCCTTCAATCCACTGGATACACTCAGGCAGACAACCATGGCCATTTTGAGGGAGGTGTTAAACTTGGTGTTGGGGCATTTAACTTG ATGATTTCTATGTTACCCACACGGACGCTAAAGCTTTTGGAGTTTGTTGGTTTTTCAGGTAACAAG GAGTTTGGTCTCCAACAGCTTCTGGAAGGCTCTTCAGAAAGCACATTCAGGTCTTTCTTGTGCAACATGCTGCTACTCTGCTATCACACATTTATGAGCTTTATATTAG GAACTGGAGAAGGAGATGTTGAAGATGCAGAAAAACTGTTGcagccatatcttgaaaaatatccaaag GGGTCAATATTTCTGTTCTTTGCTGGTCGAATAGAGGAGATTAAAGGCAACCTGGATGCT GCTATTAAGCGTTTTGAGGAGTGCTGCGAGGCTCAGCAGCAATGGAAGCAGTTCCACCACATGTGCTATTGGGAGCTCATGTGGTGCTTTACATACAAGAGACACTGGAAGATGGCTTATTTCTACGCTGACCTACTCAGTAAAGAAAACTGTTGGTCCAAG GCCACCTATGCCTTCATGAAAGCTGCCTACCTCAGCATGTTAAGTGAGGATGATTGCCTCACTTTTGGGGAGACTGAAGTTGCTTTGTTCAG ACAGGTTCCAAACTTGAAGCAAAAAATAGCTGGGAAGTCATTGCCAACAGAGAAGTTTGCCATTAGGAAAGCTCGTCGATACCTTGCAGAAAAACCTATTCCTCTTCCTGCTGCACCACTG GAGATGATGTACATCTGGAATGGCTACACAGTCATTGGGAAACACAAGGACTTGACTGAAGGAATGttgaaaacactgaatgaggcACAAGCTAAACTTGAAAGCAGTCTAA GGACTGAGTTCACTATAGATGATCAGTGTTTACTGAGCCTCCTGAAAGGATTGTGTCTAAAGCACCTGGGTCATCCGGAAGAAGCGGAACATTACTTTACCCTTGTACTCTGCAA TGAGTCTCAAATAAAGTATGACCATTACCTGGTTCCAAATGCCCTGCTGGAGCATGGTCTGCTGTGTTTAGAGCAAGGCAGAAATAATGAAGCCATCAAACTCTTAGAAGCAGCAAA acaaaattacaaaaactaTTCAATGGAGTCACGGACACACTTCCGAATTCAAGCTGCTTTGCAAAAGGCAAGGGGCATTATGGAAAATGGAACCCAGGAGCTTTGTAGCCCATAA